In Flavobacterium gelatinilyticum, a genomic segment contains:
- the bshC gene encoding bacillithiol biosynthesis cysteine-adding enzyme BshC, producing MPTDCISYQNSGYFSTLIQDYLDQKPALQSLYNHFPTLENFEKQIEEKHASFDNNNRIPLVETLRKQYHHIEISESTRQNIELLALENTYTVTTGHQLNLFSGPLYFLYKIISTINLTKELKAKYPSDNFIPIYWMATEDHDFEEINYFNFKGKKFRWNKESNGPVGRLSTEGLAEFFEIYSLELGSSTNANTLKKLFEDAYLKHDKLADATRFLANALFANHGLVIIDADDSNLKQAFIPYIKEELENQTSFQAVQKTIEDLKDYTIQVNPREINLFYIEDDIRERIIYENERYHVNNTKISFSKEEILKLLNSNPEKFSPNVIMRPLYQEIILPNLCYIGGGGEIAYWLELKSFFDAVKVTFPMLLVRNSVLLAAEKQAKKADNLNLSWKDLFTKQENLVNEITHKISAFPIDLTPQKETLKTQFEYLYNLANQTDKSFSGAVKAQEVKQIKGLENLEKRLLKAQKRKLNDQLQRVIDLQCELFPNNSLQERQNNFSEFYLEKGDQLIPLLMQKLKPLEMNFNIITF from the coding sequence ATGCCTACCGACTGTATCAGCTACCAAAATTCAGGATATTTCTCTACCTTGATACAAGATTATTTAGATCAAAAACCAGCCTTACAATCTTTATATAACCATTTTCCAACACTGGAAAATTTCGAAAAACAAATTGAGGAAAAACATGCCAGTTTTGACAATAACAACCGAATCCCGCTGGTTGAAACTCTAAGAAAACAATATCACCACATTGAAATTTCGGAATCTACCAGACAAAATATCGAGCTTTTGGCTCTGGAAAACACCTATACGGTAACAACCGGGCATCAATTAAATTTATTCAGCGGACCGTTGTATTTTTTGTATAAAATCATTTCTACAATCAATTTAACTAAAGAATTAAAAGCTAAATATCCTTCGGATAATTTTATTCCAATTTACTGGATGGCGACTGAAGATCATGATTTTGAAGAGATCAATTACTTTAATTTTAAAGGAAAAAAATTCAGATGGAATAAAGAAAGTAACGGCCCTGTGGGAAGACTTTCAACTGAAGGTTTAGCTGAATTTTTCGAAATTTATTCGCTGGAATTAGGATCAAGCACGAATGCCAATACTTTAAAAAAACTTTTTGAAGATGCTTATTTAAAACACGATAAACTGGCTGATGCAACCCGTTTTTTAGCCAATGCCTTATTTGCAAATCATGGTTTGGTTATTATCGATGCTGACGATTCAAATTTAAAGCAGGCTTTTATTCCGTACATCAAAGAAGAATTAGAAAACCAAACATCATTTCAGGCTGTTCAAAAAACAATTGAAGACCTTAAAGATTATACTATTCAGGTAAATCCGAGGGAAATCAATTTATTTTATATCGAAGACGATATTCGTGAACGAATTATTTATGAAAATGAAAGATATCATGTAAACAATACTAAAATCTCATTTTCTAAAGAAGAAATTCTAAAATTATTAAACAGTAATCCGGAGAAATTCAGTCCAAATGTAATTATGCGTCCTTTATATCAGGAAATAATCCTTCCAAATTTATGTTACATTGGCGGAGGCGGAGAAATTGCATACTGGCTGGAATTGAAATCATTTTTTGATGCCGTAAAAGTTACTTTCCCGATGCTTTTAGTTCGTAATTCGGTTCTTCTGGCAGCCGAAAAACAAGCTAAGAAAGCCGATAATTTAAATTTGAGCTGGAAAGATTTGTTTACCAAACAGGAAAATTTAGTAAACGAGATTACACACAAAATTTCGGCTTTCCCAATTGATTTAACACCGCAAAAAGAAACGCTGAAAACACAATTTGAATATCTTTACAATCTGGCCAATCAAACTGATAAATCATTTTCAGGAGCGGTAAAAGCCCAGGAAGTAAAACAGATTAAAGGTTTAGAAAATTTAGAGAAACGTTTATTAAAAGCGCAGAAAAGAAAACTAAACGATCAGTTACAGCGTGTAATCGATCTGCAGTGTGAATTGTTCCCAAATAACAGTTTACAGGAACGCCAAAACAATTTTTCTGAATTTTATTTAGAAAAAGGCGACCAGTTAATCCCGCTTTTAATGCAGAAACTAAAACCTTTAGAAATGAATTTTAATATTATAACATTTTAA